One Streptomyces sp. NBC_01237 genomic region harbors:
- a CDS encoding peptidoglycan-binding domain-containing protein, with protein sequence MFNRRKIFTALAAATMVAGLTAGTAAAATPTTGTQQGAEYSAIGCGYYSGTALTVRGNTGNRVKEVQCLLIFWGFSVGSEGVDGNFGANTEGAVRQFQDWYGGLVTDGKVGTNTWRALR encoded by the coding sequence ATGTTCAACCGACGCAAGATATTCACCGCTTTGGCCGCCGCCACCATGGTGGCCGGACTCACGGCCGGCACCGCCGCAGCCGCCACACCGACCACCGGCACGCAGCAGGGGGCCGAGTACTCGGCAATTGGCTGCGGCTACTACAGCGGCACTGCTCTCACGGTCCGCGGAAACACGGGAAACCGCGTCAAGGAAGTCCAGTGCCTGCTGATCTTCTGGGGCTTCAGCGTCGGCTCTGAGGGCGTCGACGGCAATTTCGGCGCCAACACGGAAGGGGCCGTCCGGCAGTTCCAGGACTGGTACGGCGGCCTGGTTACGGACGGGAAGGTAGGCACTAACACCTGGCGTGCCCTGCGCTGA
- a CDS encoding helix-turn-helix domain-containing protein, translating into MIETVFENQDLPAGERFECWRDMACESHSPHDIRTEHTADFPATMRLLRLGPLQLSAYGCPPVQAVRSRKHIARSDPEVVHLSCVVRGRMVLSDGAQEAVGAPGGLLLFSSSRPYQGHREAASGAVKAVDLVIPHSLLPLHGGFAGRCLPRRLHGSPEVGRLLVQLITHLSTSATDYGPEEGTRLGAAALDLAAVLVAETSGSSAGVPPEVRESVLLKRARSFILRNLGDPELDPSTVAAAHHVSLRSLQRLFQQQGTTVAAFIRGQRLEHARRELEDPRLSTQPIRAVAARWGYLRPGDFTRAFCAAYGLPPRDYRALSLGDQAGAPR; encoded by the coding sequence TTGATAGAGACGGTCTTCGAGAATCAGGATCTGCCGGCCGGGGAGCGGTTCGAGTGCTGGCGCGACATGGCGTGCGAGAGTCATTCTCCGCATGACATACGGACCGAGCACACGGCTGATTTCCCCGCCACCATGCGCCTGCTGCGGTTGGGACCGCTGCAGCTGTCCGCCTACGGATGCCCTCCTGTGCAGGCCGTACGCAGCCGGAAGCACATTGCGCGCTCGGACCCGGAGGTGGTGCACCTGTCGTGCGTGGTGCGGGGAAGGATGGTCCTCAGCGACGGTGCCCAGGAAGCCGTAGGCGCGCCAGGGGGCCTGCTCCTGTTCAGCAGTTCCCGCCCCTATCAGGGGCACCGCGAAGCGGCGTCCGGTGCAGTGAAGGCTGTTGACTTGGTGATCCCGCATTCCCTGTTGCCGCTGCATGGCGGGTTCGCCGGTCGTTGCCTTCCTCGGCGTCTGCACGGTTCGCCGGAAGTCGGTCGGCTGCTCGTGCAGCTGATCACCCATCTGTCCACCAGCGCCACGGACTATGGACCTGAGGAGGGCACGCGTCTGGGAGCTGCCGCGCTGGACCTCGCCGCCGTCCTCGTCGCCGAGACTTCGGGTTCCTCCGCCGGCGTGCCGCCGGAAGTTCGCGAGAGCGTGCTGCTCAAGCGTGCCCGCAGCTTCATTCTTCGCAATCTGGGCGACCCGGAACTGGACCCGTCGACGGTAGCCGCCGCGCACCACGTCTCCCTACGCTCCTTGCAGCGTCTCTTCCAGCAGCAGGGCACCACAGTGGCCGCGTTCATCCGCGGGCAGCGCCTGGAACACGCCCGCCGTGAGTTGGAGGACCCCCGGCTGAGTACGCAGCCGATCCGCGCCGTCGCAGCCCGTTGGGGATATCTCCGGCCGGGGGACTTCACCAGAGCGTTCTGCGCCGCCTACGGTCTGCCGCCCCGCGACTACCGTGCCCTCTCCCTCGGCGACCAGGCTGGCGCGCCTCGCTAA